In a genomic window of Chryseobacterium sp. G0162:
- a CDS encoding DEAD/DEAH box helicase, which produces MAEYILENINISTLSVYDLLKHTSESSFIGITDFHKVYPVAIENNTGIFTKDSSLQDFPMVTISRINNSLICSCTCDHSKAQLCAHQAEIIHCILEEKKYRIFFDEILRKKTFLSKAKGYGLENEPDLDQYFQLKLTEGKLEILPKIKEMLPMDEQMFQRDLLPQLPSKLDELAAQETGKKQILVIGKHRYYNHLVFSLMEAEITQTGKIKNPVNAVDAMQLIWKAEKPLDIKFYTAISSFQNNYNEEYNAAEWEALKLIVKNPLDLEVYYHDREIAETVCAKSLTPVTLNTLNTEVQLSVFKKDPFYEITGSLLLNDSSVPFKNVIIRNEYFIYNSNTFSLIDHPDMLRIIRFFKANNEILLIHSSKYEEFMRQILSNLEEHIHINYSYIQSATKVQLEEKKFQIERVIYLRQQENYIGITPVMKYGQVEVPVYSRKQIFDTDQNGNPFKIERNDASEARFTSLVMQQHPDFEEQMDGYQYFYLHRDKFLDDNWFLNAFEAWRNEGIIILGFNELKNNKLNPHRAKINIQITSGLDWFNAKLKVGFGQKEATLKQLHRTIRNKSKFVQLDDGSLGILPEEWMDKIAAYFQAGEIDEELLKIPKINFTEISSLFEKEILSTEIQDEITTYSTQFSHGKNIPQVNIPVELNAELRDYQHEGLNWLNFLDDFNFGGCLADDMGLGKTLQVIAFILSQREKRGHTTNLVVVPTSLIFNWQEEVRKFAPSIKVLVHYGPDRQKSTTHLSDYEIILTSYGMLLSDIRFLKTFNFNYTFLDESQTIKNPNSERYKAARLLQSRNRIVLTGTPVENSTFDLYSQLSFACPGLLGSKQYFKDIYAIPIDKFEYSKRAMELQQKIKPFILRRTKKQVAKELPEKTETVIYCEMNTEQRRIYDAYEKELREFIAANDDDDLNKNSMHVLTGLTRLRQICNSPVLIKEGYSGENAVKIEILMEQILGKSKDHKILVFSQFVGMLDLLKPELEHHGIPFEYLTGQTKDRGQKVANFQENEEIRVFLISLKAGGVGLNLTQADYIYLIDPWWNPATENQAIDRSYRIGQTKNVIAVRMICSNTVEEKILTLQKKKKLLAQNLLKTDGTKFQGLSKQDLLDILEQK; this is translated from the coding sequence ATGGCAGAATATATTCTTGAAAACATCAATATCAGTACACTTTCCGTGTATGATTTACTAAAGCATACCTCAGAAAGTTCATTTATTGGAATCACTGACTTTCATAAAGTTTACCCTGTTGCCATCGAAAATAATACAGGAATCTTTACAAAGGATTCTTCACTTCAGGATTTTCCGATGGTTACTATAAGCCGTATAAATAATTCGTTGATTTGTAGCTGTACTTGTGATCATTCTAAAGCTCAGCTTTGTGCTCACCAGGCAGAAATCATCCATTGCATTCTGGAAGAAAAGAAATACCGCATTTTCTTTGATGAAATTCTACGTAAAAAGACCTTCCTATCTAAAGCCAAAGGCTATGGTTTAGAAAATGAACCGGATCTCGACCAATACTTTCAACTGAAATTAACAGAAGGGAAACTTGAAATTCTTCCGAAAATCAAGGAAATGCTTCCTATGGATGAGCAAATGTTCCAACGAGACCTTTTACCCCAGCTCCCTTCTAAACTGGATGAGCTGGCAGCACAGGAAACAGGTAAAAAACAAATATTGGTCATCGGTAAACATCGTTACTACAATCATTTGGTATTTTCTCTCATGGAGGCTGAAATCACCCAAACCGGTAAGATTAAAAATCCTGTTAATGCCGTAGATGCCATGCAATTGATTTGGAAAGCGGAAAAGCCTTTGGACATAAAATTCTATACTGCTATTTCTTCTTTTCAGAACAACTACAATGAAGAGTATAATGCTGCGGAATGGGAAGCCTTAAAACTAATTGTAAAAAATCCTCTCGATCTGGAGGTATACTATCATGATCGGGAAATCGCAGAAACGGTCTGTGCAAAGTCCCTTACACCTGTTACACTTAACACTTTAAATACAGAGGTTCAACTCTCTGTATTTAAGAAAGATCCATTTTATGAAATTACCGGAAGCCTGCTATTAAATGATTCTTCCGTTCCTTTTAAAAATGTGATAATCAGAAATGAATATTTTATATATAACAGCAACACATTCAGCCTTATAGACCACCCTGACATGCTTAGGATCATCAGGTTTTTCAAGGCAAATAACGAAATCTTGCTGATCCATTCTTCAAAATATGAGGAATTCATGCGGCAAATTCTCTCTAATTTAGAAGAACATATTCATATCAATTACAGCTACATACAAAGCGCAACGAAAGTACAGCTTGAAGAAAAAAAATTCCAGATAGAAAGAGTCATTTATCTTCGTCAGCAGGAAAATTATATTGGAATTACCCCTGTCATGAAGTACGGTCAGGTAGAAGTTCCTGTATATTCCAGAAAGCAGATTTTTGATACCGATCAGAATGGAAATCCTTTCAAAATAGAACGAAATGATGCTTCGGAAGCCCGCTTTACCTCTTTGGTAATGCAGCAGCATCCTGATTTTGAAGAACAGATGGATGGTTATCAGTATTTCTATCTGCACAGAGATAAATTTCTTGATGATAACTGGTTCTTGAATGCATTTGAAGCATGGCGAAATGAAGGCATTATCATTTTAGGCTTTAATGAACTGAAAAACAATAAGCTTAACCCCCATCGTGCCAAGATTAATATTCAGATTACGAGTGGGCTGGATTGGTTTAATGCAAAATTAAAAGTAGGTTTTGGACAGAAAGAAGCCACTTTAAAACAGCTTCACAGAACCATCCGTAATAAAAGTAAATTCGTCCAGCTGGATGATGGCAGTCTCGGGATTCTTCCTGAAGAATGGATGGACAAAATCGCCGCTTATTTTCAGGCTGGAGAAATTGATGAAGAGCTGCTAAAGATTCCGAAAATCAATTTTACTGAAATCTCTTCTCTTTTTGAAAAAGAGATATTGAGTACTGAAATTCAGGATGAAATAACGACTTATTCCACTCAGTTTTCACACGGTAAGAATATTCCTCAGGTTAATATTCCTGTGGAATTAAATGCTGAATTAAGAGATTATCAGCATGAAGGATTAAACTGGCTTAATTTTCTTGATGACTTCAACTTCGGTGGATGTCTTGCCGATGATATGGGATTGGGAAAAACCCTTCAAGTCATTGCATTTATTCTTTCTCAAAGGGAAAAACGAGGACATACCACGAATCTGGTAGTAGTTCCTACTTCCCTGATTTTCAACTGGCAGGAAGAAGTCAGAAAGTTTGCTCCTTCCATAAAAGTTTTAGTTCATTATGGTCCGGATCGGCAAAAATCAACCACTCACCTATCTGATTATGAGATTATTCTCACCAGCTACGGAATGTTACTTTCCGATATCCGTTTTCTGAAAACTTTTAATTTCAATTATACTTTTCTTGATGAGTCACAGACCATTAAGAACCCTAATTCTGAAAGATATAAAGCAGCTCGCCTGCTTCAATCCAGGAACAGAATTGTACTTACCGGAACTCCTGTTGAAAACAGCACTTTCGATCTTTACAGCCAGCTTTCTTTCGCATGCCCTGGCTTATTGGGCAGCAAACAGTATTTCAAAGATATTTACGCCATTCCTATTGATAAATTTGAGTACAGTAAACGGGCTATGGAGCTTCAGCAGAAGATAAAGCCGTTTATTCTCCGCAGAACTAAGAAACAAGTAGCCAAAGAGCTTCCCGAGAAAACAGAGACTGTAATTTATTGTGAAATGAATACCGAACAACGCAGGATTTATGATGCTTATGAAAAAGAGCTTCGTGAATTTATTGCGGCCAATGATGACGATGATCTCAATAAAAACAGCATGCACGTTCTTACAGGTCTTACAAGACTCAGACAGATCTGCAATTCTCCCGTATTGATTAAAGAAGGATACTCTGGAGAAAATGCCGTTAAAATTGAAATTCTGATGGAACAGATCCTTGGAAAATCGAAAGATCATAAAATCCTTGTTTTCTCTCAGTTTGTAGGAATGCTGGATTTATTGAAGCCTGAACTGGAGCACCACGGAATTCCTTTCGAATATCTTACAGGCCAAACTAAGGACAGAGGCCAAAAAGTAGCTAACTTCCAGGAGAATGAAGAGATCAGGGTGTTTTTGATAAGTCTAAAAGCTGGTGGTGTGGGACTTAACCTTACCCAAGCTGATTATATTTACCTGATCGATCCATGGTGGAATCCGGCAACTGAAAACCAGGCTATCGACCGAAGTTATCGTATAGGACAGACTAAAAACGTCATTGCTGTCCGTATGATCTGTTCCAATACAGTGGAAGAAAAAATCCTTACCCTTCAGAAAAAGAAGAAGCTATTGGCTCAGAACCTTCTTAAAACAGACGGAACAAAATTTCAGGGGCTTTCAAAACAGGATCTTCTGGATATTTTGGAACAGAAATAG
- a CDS encoding T9SS type A sorting domain-containing protein has translation MKKITTLSAVVLFGLVSAQYCTPTFQYGAGSNMISNVTFGSINNNSSTNSSTTQEYEDFTSFSTDLVAGNAYPISIKGPSSTFPSDVMVYIDFNGNGSFDDAGESFYIGRLEAANPANAFTIDNTITIPSTVSGGSKRMRVLKNTNVMAYSDPGAQNSISSACDSGLRAGQTEDYTVNIQGNSNSFPFPYCGSEGITSLTVSEIGKVEFAGVENESPVDGNSTVIEDFTGTIFNVSRGNGYPITVTGGTHGQTTVSAYAYIDFNHNNQFDADEKFNLGYLDNSNPISGHESGVTSETITIPANALLGNTRFRLVKAYESSSWMGTLENLPCPSGWFIGQAEDYTINVQPESLSTTEVSKDKSIEVKVYPNPTSGNVSIRMKEKLEKYEVYNISGQKLSEGSSDTVNMNSFIPGTYLIKIQTKDKKVITEKVIKK, from the coding sequence ATGAAAAAAATAACTACTCTTTCTGCTGTCGTTTTATTTGGGCTCGTAAGTGCTCAGTATTGCACTCCTACTTTTCAGTATGGTGCAGGAAGTAATATGATAAGCAATGTTACCTTTGGGAGTATCAACAATAATTCATCTACCAATTCATCCACAACACAAGAATATGAAGATTTTACTTCTTTTTCAACTGATCTGGTAGCTGGGAATGCATATCCGATATCAATAAAAGGTCCGTCAAGTACTTTTCCCAGTGATGTAATGGTTTATATTGATTTTAACGGAAATGGTAGCTTTGATGATGCGGGAGAGAGCTTTTATATTGGCAGACTGGAGGCAGCCAATCCGGCCAATGCTTTTACTATTGATAATACCATTACGATTCCGTCTACTGTGTCAGGGGGAAGTAAAAGAATGAGAGTGCTTAAAAATACAAATGTAATGGCGTATTCAGATCCGGGTGCTCAAAACTCTATCTCTTCTGCATGTGACTCCGGATTAAGAGCAGGCCAGACTGAAGATTATACAGTAAATATTCAGGGAAATAGCAACAGTTTTCCATTTCCATATTGTGGATCTGAAGGCATAACAAGCCTTACCGTAAGTGAAATAGGTAAGGTAGAATTTGCAGGAGTAGAAAATGAGAGCCCCGTTGATGGAAACTCAACCGTTATAGAAGATTTTACGGGAACCATTTTTAATGTCAGCCGTGGAAATGGATATCCCATAACCGTGACAGGAGGAACTCATGGACAAACAACAGTTTCTGCCTATGCTTATATCGATTTTAATCATAATAATCAATTTGATGCCGATGAAAAGTTTAATCTTGGATATCTGGACAATTCAAATCCAATTTCCGGTCATGAATCAGGAGTGACTTCAGAAACAATTACCATTCCAGCTAATGCGTTATTAGGAAATACACGTTTCAGACTGGTAAAAGCGTATGAGTCAAGCTCATGGATGGGAACGCTGGAAAATCTTCCATGTCCTTCAGGTTGGTTTATTGGCCAGGCAGAAGATTACACGATCAATGTACAACCGGAAAGCCTTTCCACAACAGAAGTTTCTAAGGATAAGTCTATTGAGGTGAAAGTATATCCAAATCCTACCTCCGGAAACGTATCCATCAGAATGAAAGAAAAGTTGGAAAAATATGAAGTTTATAACATATCAGGACAAAAACTTTCGGAAGGAAGCTCTGATACGGTGAATATGAACAGCTTTATTCCAGGAACTTATCTGATTAAAATACAGACAAAAGATAAAAAAGTAATTACTGAAAAGGTAATTAAAAAGTAA
- a CDS encoding N-acetylmuramoyl-L-alanine amidase, which yields MIFISAGHHNADPGAVANGLQENNLTKDVRNLIVQNLDPQNTSQDKDFETNTQYQRRIKPGTGSVVFDIHFNAGSGTASGTECYVNSADAKNKDSLSYKMADEISKTASKILGIPNRGVKADNQSQHSRIGILNLGSGISVLWEVAFITSTNDIQQFSQKKAVLTKEVASILKKYDASK from the coding sequence ATGATTTTTATTTCAGCAGGACATCACAACGCAGATCCGGGAGCCGTAGCAAACGGATTGCAAGAAAACAACCTAACTAAGGACGTGAGAAATCTAATTGTTCAGAATTTAGATCCTCAAAACACTAGTCAAGACAAAGATTTTGAAACCAATACCCAATACCAGCGTAGAATAAAGCCTGGCACTGGTTCTGTAGTATTCGACATCCATTTTAACGCTGGATCCGGCACTGCATCCGGGACCGAATGTTATGTAAATTCAGCAGATGCAAAAAATAAAGATTCTTTGTCATACAAGATGGCAGACGAAATATCTAAAACTGCATCCAAAATTTTAGGTATTCCGAATCGTGGGGTAAAAGCCGACAATCAAAGCCAACACAGCCGTATTGGCATTCTCAATCTTGGATCCGGGATATCTGTTTTATGGGAAGTTGCTTTTATCACTTCTACCAACGATATCCAGCAATTCAGCCAAAAGAAGGCAGTTTTAACGAAAGAAGTAGCAAGTATCTTGAAAAAGTACGATGCTTCGAAGTAA
- a CDS encoding phage baseplate protein, producing MRYNFNFLQTGGVPLTNDLMSLIEEAYGIFEALGDLAGNLTILSGGEIVGSSVNPGIVAIEGKLYYFEGGQISSTVYIHTEEIQKTFQDTSTKTLIYKKTVKFGTGSVTSYNWSDFVKLETLKAIQIKVNNSVSINDFNQLKNRVEVLELKTAPIINGGIVWAWFKPVADIPAGWKECTDIRGKTIVGLDPNDPDFLNLKGTLGAKKHTLTRPELPDFGMSFQLGLEKVGTGNRNALSRQGGNEYTQWISSGGANQPHNNIQPSIIAYFIEPNF from the coding sequence ATGAGATACAATTTTAATTTTTTACAAACAGGCGGTGTTCCTTTGACAAATGATTTAATGTCTTTGATCGAAGAGGCTTACGGGATCTTTGAAGCTCTTGGAGATCTTGCCGGGAATCTTACAATATTATCCGGGGGCGAAATTGTCGGTTCAAGTGTGAACCCTGGCATCGTAGCCATCGAAGGAAAACTATATTATTTTGAAGGTGGTCAAATATCATCAACCGTGTATATTCATACGGAAGAGATACAAAAAACCTTTCAAGATACATCAACAAAAACATTGATCTATAAGAAGACTGTAAAGTTCGGAACTGGATCTGTAACGTCGTACAATTGGAGCGACTTTGTGAAACTCGAAACACTAAAAGCTATTCAAATAAAAGTCAATAACAGTGTATCTATAAACGATTTCAACCAATTGAAAAACCGTGTTGAAGTGCTGGAACTTAAAACCGCGCCAATTATCAACGGCGGAATTGTTTGGGCTTGGTTTAAGCCGGTTGCAGATATTCCGGCAGGATGGAAAGAATGTACAGATATTCGGGGTAAAACCATTGTCGGCCTGGATCCTAACGATCCAGATTTTCTAAACTTAAAAGGAACATTAGGAGCGAAGAAACATACTTTAACAAGACCTGAACTTCCTGATTTTGGTATGAGCTTTCAACTTGGTTTAGAAAAGGTAGGTACAGGAAACCGTAACGCACTAAGTCGCCAGGGTGGTAATGAATATACACAATGGATTTCTTCGGGAGGAGCAAACCAGCCACACAACAATATACAGCCATCTATCATCGCATATTTTATAGAACCTAATTTTTAG
- a CDS encoding DUF6046 domain-containing protein, protein MKLTNETALIASLLGNKAIEQIPRFAAVQNEIAKHVTYPIPFLPIQLNQTIADIPQDYSDVELWINDKKKDEANQFFPFSFRSSKEENWYLLPWEPLINISVSNTIAFRKVAKAGKNLIGTIKERWSTDDYQITITGAFYGPKQMGSPAETYPRQEMEKLRDYLLTPEAIEVKCEPLQILNINRIVITDVSFPFTKGENVQAYEIRAVSDFPYQLIYKRKKVTLDVGMPTGSFDPNKV, encoded by the coding sequence ATGAAACTAACAAATGAAACCGCATTAATTGCGAGCTTATTAGGTAATAAGGCGATCGAGCAAATTCCAAGATTTGCAGCGGTTCAGAATGAGATCGCAAAACATGTCACTTATCCTATTCCTTTTTTACCGATACAGTTGAACCAAACTATTGCGGACATTCCGCAAGATTATTCGGATGTAGAACTGTGGATAAATGATAAAAAGAAGGATGAAGCAAATCAGTTTTTTCCTTTCTCATTTAGAAGCTCGAAGGAAGAAAATTGGTATTTACTACCGTGGGAACCTCTTATCAATATTAGCGTTTCAAATACGATCGCATTTAGAAAGGTTGCAAAAGCAGGAAAAAATTTGATTGGAACCATAAAAGAAAGATGGTCAACTGATGATTATCAGATCACGATCACTGGTGCGTTTTATGGTCCCAAACAGATGGGAAGCCCTGCCGAAACTTATCCACGACAGGAAATGGAAAAGCTTCGGGATTATTTATTAACCCCGGAAGCCATAGAGGTAAAATGTGAACCCTTGCAGATCCTGAACATTAATAGAATAGTGATCACAGATGTAAGTTTTCCATTTACAAAAGGCGAAAACGTACAGGCATACGAGATCCGGGCGGTAAGTGATTTCCCCTATCAGTTGATCTACAAAAGGAAAAAAGTAACATTAGACGTAGGAATGCCGACTGGCAGTTTCGATCCAAACAAAGTATAG
- a CDS encoding phage tail tape measure protein, whose amino-acid sequence MSASNDLLYNIVLQMQGQNRVLASVNNIQRSTNNLVNNINRQLSSIKLNSIIENIERVSTAIDSINGPGMKLSTSMHDLQAMTGVAGQKLKEIEGYARNSAKTFGGSAAEGVESYKLILGQLSPEIAKVPTALKSMGETVGYTSKLMGGDTTAATEVLTTAMNQYGISLKDPTQASKIMAAMMNVMAAAAGEGSAELPQIKAALEQTGMAAKSAGVSFEETNAAIQVLDKAGKKGSEGGVALRNVLATLGQGRFLPKAVRAEFKGLGIDINQLNNPNKTLTERLNMLKPLLKDSALMSAVFGKENSNAAMALISQTAEIDRLNEAVGGTKTAYEQAAIIMESPEEKNKRLQAQIDDFKISLFNATNGMLGYASVVAETAQTIANLAPVYNGAVTAIKFLTNAQKMQALWTQICTAAQWLWNAAMNANPVFWVITGIIALVAIVTLCWNKFEGFRKVVFQGWEAIKLFGRTIKDFVINRIKELLSGIQGIGAALLAFFSGDWKKAWELGKKATQDLIGVDSAKKAADQLTGGWDQAMKNGKAASDAYTKKQGKAKEKVNVNNGIVAPVAIPGAGSGAFTPHGDGDDEKKKKGKKKNDEVATGGTKHNYITINLKDLVGTLNISGKDFRDTTSQMRDQVLDELLRLTASATTAAGS is encoded by the coding sequence ATGAGTGCAAGTAACGATTTGCTGTATAATATTGTTTTACAAATGCAGGGACAAAACCGTGTTCTTGCATCTGTAAATAATATTCAGCGTTCAACCAATAACCTGGTAAATAACATTAACAGGCAGTTAAGCAGTATAAAACTAAATTCTATAATTGAAAACATAGAGAGAGTTTCGACGGCTATTGACAGCATTAATGGACCTGGTATGAAGCTTTCTACATCAATGCACGATTTGCAGGCTATGACAGGCGTTGCAGGTCAAAAATTGAAAGAAATTGAAGGTTACGCCCGTAATTCCGCAAAAACGTTCGGAGGATCCGCCGCAGAAGGTGTAGAATCCTATAAATTGATATTAGGTCAATTATCACCGGAAATCGCAAAAGTTCCGACAGCTCTTAAAAGTATGGGTGAAACGGTTGGTTATACTTCCAAATTAATGGGAGGTGATACAACCGCAGCAACCGAAGTATTAACAACTGCGATGAACCAGTACGGGATCTCATTAAAAGATCCTACACAGGCATCAAAAATCATGGCAGCTATGATGAACGTTATGGCAGCCGCAGCGGGTGAAGGATCCGCAGAACTTCCGCAAATTAAAGCAGCCCTGGAACAAACCGGGATGGCTGCAAAAAGTGCCGGCGTTTCCTTTGAAGAAACAAACGCAGCGATTCAGGTTTTAGACAAAGCCGGAAAGAAAGGAAGCGAAGGCGGTGTAGCTCTTCGTAACGTTTTAGCAACTTTAGGACAAGGGCGTTTCTTGCCTAAAGCTGTAAGAGCCGAATTTAAAGGATTGGGAATTGATATCAACCAGCTGAACAATCCGAACAAAACTTTAACAGAAAGGCTTAACATGCTTAAACCATTGTTAAAGGATTCAGCGTTAATGTCTGCGGTTTTCGGAAAAGAAAACAGTAACGCAGCGATGGCGTTAATTTCTCAAACTGCCGAAATTGACAGATTAAATGAAGCTGTCGGCGGAACTAAAACCGCATACGAACAGGCTGCCATTATCATGGAAAGCCCGGAAGAGAAAAACAAGAGGTTACAAGCTCAAATCGACGATTTTAAAATTTCTCTTTTCAATGCTACAAACGGGATGCTTGGTTATGCTTCTGTAGTAGCAGAAACGGCACAAACGATCGCAAATTTAGCCCCGGTTTACAATGGTGCAGTTACCGCAATAAAGTTCCTTACCAATGCTCAAAAAATGCAGGCTTTGTGGACACAGATTTGTACAGCTGCACAATGGTTGTGGAATGCTGCCATGAATGCAAACCCTGTTTTTTGGGTAATTACCGGAATTATTGCCCTGGTTGCAATTGTTACGCTTTGCTGGAACAAATTTGAAGGATTCCGAAAGGTAGTTTTTCAAGGCTGGGAAGCTATAAAGCTATTTGGCCGGACTATCAAAGACTTTGTTATCAACCGAATAAAAGAATTGTTATCCGGGATTCAGGGAATCGGAGCTGCGTTACTTGCGTTTTTCTCCGGTGATTGGAAAAAAGCCTGGGAACTTGGTAAAAAAGCCACGCAGGATCTTATCGGAGTAGATTCGGCAAAAAAAGCAGCTGATCAACTTACCGGCGGATGGGATCAAGCCATGAAAAACGGAAAGGCTGCCAGTGATGCTTATACCAAAAAACAAGGTAAGGCAAAAGAAAAAGTAAACGTTAATAACGGTATTGTCGCGCCTGTTGCTATTCCTGGTGCAGGTAGTGGGGCTTTCACCCCACATGGTGACGGTGACGACGAAAAGAAGAAAAAAGGGAAAAAGAAAAACGATGAAGTTGCAACCGGCGGAACAAAACATAATTACATCACCATCAATTTAAAGGATCTTGTCGGCACGTTGAATATTTCGGGAAAAGACTTCCGAGACACAACAAGCCAAATGAGAGACCAGGTATTAGACGAATTATTAAGATTAACGGCATCAGCCACAACAGCAGCAGGATCATGA
- a CDS encoding DUF2586 family protein, whose protein sequence is MRPKISISFENGVIGAVTPLDTGIFGFLASAVAVVDGFQLGKAYQIKSMKDVANLKIVDSIDNHKLYKALSEFYAEAGEGSEVWIYGFDKSKKVSDWFTPVEGITPAEGLLNAAKGKLRGLFTIYDPTAAVTVTNGMDADVLLAAAKAQTLFESYSNLKYAPFFTILEGYAFNGEKVDLPDLTASSYNSVGILIGDTEKASDIPASKGAGAAIGVFAGRLAKFAARENPGKVKNGPLATTTLFIKDEPVENYDAEALYDKGFITFATHQSRSGYYVMDAPLACDTDDDYHYLTHRRVINEAFRFSYDALLDFLLDEVPANPNGSIVAIYAKTMESAVERKIANSMGSDLATNPEDSRDTGVECFVDPSQNIVVSSRMDVAVKIRPFGYNRWINVNLGFELTNN, encoded by the coding sequence ATGAGACCAAAAATATCAATATCATTTGAAAATGGCGTTATCGGTGCGGTAACGCCATTAGATACGGGGATTTTTGGATTTTTGGCATCCGCTGTGGCTGTTGTTGATGGTTTTCAATTGGGAAAAGCCTATCAAATAAAGTCAATGAAAGATGTCGCAAATCTAAAGATCGTTGACAGCATCGACAATCATAAACTTTACAAAGCTCTATCGGAGTTTTACGCCGAAGCCGGCGAAGGTTCCGAAGTTTGGATCTACGGATTTGATAAGAGTAAAAAAGTTTCTGACTGGTTTACACCGGTTGAAGGTATTACACCGGCCGAAGGTCTTTTAAATGCTGCAAAAGGCAAATTAAGAGGTCTTTTCACCATCTATGATCCTACAGCAGCGGTAACAGTTACCAACGGAATGGATGCTGATGTCCTTTTAGCAGCTGCAAAGGCGCAAACTTTATTTGAAAGTTATTCCAATTTAAAGTATGCACCATTTTTCACAATCTTAGAAGGTTACGCCTTCAACGGTGAAAAAGTAGATTTGCCGGACCTTACCGCAAGTTCTTATAATTCCGTAGGAATTTTGATCGGAGACACGGAAAAGGCTTCCGATATCCCAGCTTCAAAGGGTGCAGGTGCAGCAATCGGAGTATTTGCCGGAAGGCTTGCAAAGTTTGCAGCTCGTGAAAACCCTGGTAAAGTTAAAAACGGGCCTTTAGCCACTACTACACTATTTATCAAGGATGAGCCTGTAGAGAACTACGATGCAGAAGCCCTTTACGATAAAGGTTTTATAACATTTGCCACACATCAAAGCCGTTCCGGTTACTACGTGATGGATGCACCTTTGGCGTGTGATACAGACGATGATTATCATTATCTGACACATAGAAGGGTTATAAACGAAGCCTTTAGATTTTCCTATGATGCTTTACTGGACTTCTTATTGGATGAAGTACCAGCGAACCCGAACGGATCCATCGTTGCAATTTATGCCAAAACTATGGAAAGTGCTGTCGAAAGAAAGATCGCTAACAGCATGGGTTCTGATCTTGCCACTAATCCCGAAGATTCAAGAGATACGGGCGTAGAATGCTTCGTAGATCCATCACAAAACATTGTCGTTTCATCCAGGATGGATGTTGCTGTTAAGATCCGCCCTTTCGGATATAACAGATGGATCAATGTGAATTTAGGTTTTGAATTAACAAATAACTAA
- a CDS encoding caudovirus prohead protease: MSKQKFILNDETKKNQYGFRVRNSGLKLERFRNNPVMLDSHKGGNEAVIGRWEDIQIEGSLLTAVAVFDDEDPNASKIAGKVERGFIKGASLGLDPFSMSNFVLAPDDTYDLVESEVLEGSVVAIPNNANALTVKLYATSEESIRELVENEVSEILLMASDATKFNLNKQMKITLTLSAISALGLPGNTLEHDSAQVEANIIKLKSDLDAANLKITGFEELEKDKKAKLSADTVDADIKAGKIDATKKAEFIKLHAEMPDLYKTMVTDAPAKNNLSATTVPAVNAAEVKTLDDFQKLDLNAQLDFKNSNPEGYKALFK; encoded by the coding sequence ATGTCAAAACAGAAATTCATTCTTAATGATGAAACTAAAAAAAACCAATACGGATTCAGAGTACGTAACTCTGGGTTAAAACTGGAACGTTTCAGGAATAACCCGGTAATGTTAGATTCACATAAAGGCGGCAATGAGGCCGTTATCGGGCGTTGGGAAGATATTCAGATAGAAGGCTCTTTGCTTACTGCTGTGGCTGTTTTTGATGATGAAGATCCTAACGCTTCCAAGATCGCAGGAAAAGTAGAACGCGGATTTATCAAAGGTGCAAGTTTAGGGCTTGATCCCTTTTCAATGAGCAATTTCGTTTTAGCTCCTGACGATACTTACGACCTTGTAGAATCCGAAGTTTTAGAGGGTTCAGTAGTCGCCATTCCTAACAATGCAAATGCATTGACTGTAAAATTATACGCCACTTCCGAAGAGAGTATCAGGGAACTTGTAGAAAATGAAGTTTCTGAAATTCTGTTGATGGCTTCCGATGCAACAAAATTTAATCTTAATAAGCAAATGAAAATCACACTTACTTTATCCGCTATTTCCGCATTAGGATTGCCGGGTAATACATTAGAACATGATTCCGCACAAGTAGAAGCGAACATCATCAAATTAAAATCTGATTTAGATGCTGCAAACCTAAAAATCACAGGTTTTGAAGAGCTTGAAAAAGACAAGAAAGCGAAATTATCGGCTGATACTGTAGATGCAGACATCAAGGCTGGTAAAATTGATGCAACGAAAAAAGCTGAATTTATCAAACTTCATGCAGAAATGCCGGATTTGTACAAAACAATGGTTACGGATGCACCGGCTAAAAACAATCTCTCTGCAACTACTGTTCCGGCTGTAAATGCTGCCGAAGTTAAAACGCTTGACGACTTCCAAAAACTTGACTTAAACGCTCAATTGGACTTCAAAAACAGTAACCCGGAAGGCTACAAAGCCCTATTCAAATAG